A DNA window from Pseudorasbora parva isolate DD20220531a chromosome 19, ASM2467924v1, whole genome shotgun sequence contains the following coding sequences:
- the anp32e gene encoding acidic leucine-rich nuclear phosphoprotein 32 family member E isoform X2, which produces MEMKKRISLELRNRTPAEVAELVVDNCRSSDGEIEGLTDEFKELEFLSMVNVGLTSLAKLPSLPKLRKLELSDNNISGALETLAEKCANLTYLNLSGNKIKELSTLEALQNLKNLKSLDLFNCEITTLEDYRESIFELLPQVTYLDGFDAEDNEAPDSEADDDDDDDEDGEEGAGHLGEYEEEEEEDEEGSEGGEVGLSYLMKEDIQDEEDDDDYVEEEEEEGEEEAEVRGEKRKRAAEDEGEDDDEDDD; this is translated from the exons ATGGAGATGAAGAAGAGGATCAGTTTAGAGCTGAGGAACAGAACTCCAGCGGAG GTAGCAGAGCTGGTGGTGGATAACTGCCGCTCGAGTGATGGTGAGATCGAAGGCCTGACAGATGAGTTTAAGGAGCTGGAGTTCCTCAGCATGGTCAACGTGGGTCTCACCTCCCTGGCCAAATTACCTTCACTGCCAAAACTGAGAAAG TTGGAGCTGAGTGATAATAATATCTCGGGTGCACTGGAGACGCTTGCAGAGAAATGCGCCAACCTGACTTACTTAAACTTGAGTGGCAACAAGATCAAAGAGCTCAGCACACTGGAGGCCCTG CAAAACCTAAAGAACCTGAAGAGTTTGGACCTGTTCAACTGTGAGATCACCACGTTGGAGGACTACAGGGAAAGCATCTTTGAGCTTCTGCCTCAGGTCACATACCTGGACGGCTTTGATGCAGAAGACAATGAAGCTCCAGACTCTGAGGCTGACGATGATG atgatgatgatgaggatggcGAGGAAGGAGCAGGGCACCTGGGGGAGtatgaggaagaggaggaggaggatgaggaagGCTCTGAGGGTGGAGAAGTTGGCCTGTCCTATCTAATGAAAGAGGACATCCAG GACgaggaagatgatgatgattacgtagaggaggaagaagaagaaggagagG AAGAGGCCGAAGTTCGAGGAGAGAAACGAAAGAGGGCCGCAGAAGATGAGGGCGAAGATGACGATGAAGACGACGACTAA
- the anp32e gene encoding acidic leucine-rich nuclear phosphoprotein 32 family member E isoform X1, translating into MEMKKRISLELRNRTPAEVAELVVDNCRSSDGEIEGLTDEFKELEFLSMVNVGLTSLAKLPSLPKLRKLELSDNNISGALETLAEKCANLTYLNLSGNKIKELSTLEALQNLKNLKSLDLFNCEITTLEDYRESIFELLPQVTYLDGFDAEDNEAPDSEADDDGESHEFGHTLIADYAHPSMDTEIVCKYTSLSHYFLYHYADDDDEDGEEGAGHLGEYEEEEEEDEEGSEGGEVGLSYLMKEDIQDEEDDDDYVEEEEEEGEEEAEVRGEKRKRAAEDEGEDDDEDDD; encoded by the exons ATGGAGATGAAGAAGAGGATCAGTTTAGAGCTGAGGAACAGAACTCCAGCGGAG GTAGCAGAGCTGGTGGTGGATAACTGCCGCTCGAGTGATGGTGAGATCGAAGGCCTGACAGATGAGTTTAAGGAGCTGGAGTTCCTCAGCATGGTCAACGTGGGTCTCACCTCCCTGGCCAAATTACCTTCACTGCCAAAACTGAGAAAG TTGGAGCTGAGTGATAATAATATCTCGGGTGCACTGGAGACGCTTGCAGAGAAATGCGCCAACCTGACTTACTTAAACTTGAGTGGCAACAAGATCAAAGAGCTCAGCACACTGGAGGCCCTG CAAAACCTAAAGAACCTGAAGAGTTTGGACCTGTTCAACTGTGAGATCACCACGTTGGAGGACTACAGGGAAAGCATCTTTGAGCTTCTGCCTCAGGTCACATACCTGGACGGCTTTGATGCAGAAGACAATGAAGCTCCAGACTCTGAGGCTGACGATGATGGTGAGAGCCATGAGTTTGGACATACTTTAATTGCTGATTATGCTCATCCTTCAATGGACACAGAAATTGTATGTAAGTATACCtcattaagtcattatttcctGTACCATTAtgcagatgatgatgatgaggatggcGAGGAAGGAGCAGGGCACCTGGGGGAGtatgaggaagaggaggaggaggatgaggaagGCTCTGAGGGTGGAGAAGTTGGCCTGTCCTATCTAATGAAAGAGGACATCCAG GACgaggaagatgatgatgattacgtagaggaggaagaagaagaaggagagG AAGAGGCCGAAGTTCGAGGAGAGAAACGAAAGAGGGCCGCAGAAGATGAGGGCGAAGATGACGATGAAGACGACGACTAA